The genomic DNA TGCCGGCCGTCGCGTGAAAAGCGCAAGTAGGTGTTGCCTTCGCGCCCATTCGGCGCGACAGGTTGGCGCTTCAAGCCATCGAGTGATAGCAGGTAGGTATTCTCGTAGTCGGCATACGCGATACTGTTGCCGTCCGGCACAAAGGCCGCCGTGAGCACACCGCGCGGCGCCTCCGGGATGCGCAGTTGCGTCACCGTACCTGTCGGCGCGGAGATCCAGATCGTCTGGCTGACCATGTTCTTCATGAGCAGCGAGCGCCCATCGCTGGACCATTGCAGGATGCGGAACACGTCGCCGCCCAGCGCACGCAGTTCCGGCTCGGCATTTGGCGGTAGATCGGGCCGCGGCCCGCTTATCAGCCACGTCTTCAGGCCGCCAGCTTCCTCGACGTTGACCGCAATCACGCCGCCGCCCGGGGCCGCTGCGACCATCAGCGGCGATCGGACCCAGCGGTGGGACGACCAGCGCAGCGGGTCGCGCCCGGTTTCATTGACCGTCCAGAGATCGTACGCGCCATCACGGTTCGAGAAAAAGGCCAGCCGATGGCCGGACGGACGGCGCGCGACGCGCAGCGTGGCAGTGGCATTTACGGTCTGGCGCGCCCTCACGGTGACGATAATCTGCGTGTCCTCATAACCTTCGCTGTGCAAAACGATTTCGTGCTCGCCAGGCTCCAGATCGCGCACCGTCAGCGGCGTATGCCCGCGCGGTTCGCCGTTCACCAGCACGTTGGCGCCGGGCGGCGCCGACGTGACGAACAGCACCCCGCCGCCTGGCTGGGTGTCCGCCCCGCAGGCACCAAGCAAAATGAGCGCTCCAAGCCAGAGAATCAAGCGCCACGGTGGCTTCAACATAGGTGCGACAGCTCTAAAGAACTCTTTTCCTAAAATTTGGACTTTGGGCTTGACTTCCGCAACTGTTTAACATATACTTACATTCAATTGAATAGCGCCGAATCCTCTTCGGAGGAACGGGGGATCCATTACCGGGGTGAATCACGGATGTTTCGTGTAGGGTTCTTCTCCTGACCCAAACCCGACAGCTAACCTCGTAGGCGTATCTAGGGGAAAGCCGTTACCCAGAGCGACTTTCTCTGGGTTTTTGTTTTATTAGGGAGCCCTCTTCCCGTTTTCTCCTCCTTTTGGTAGAGGGGCAAGGAGGGTCAGGTTGCCCTCCTTGCTCCCTCGACCAGACCCTGGTCGTCACGCCTTTTCGAGTTGTTTGTCGCGCTCCTTGAACTCGTCGTACACCCGCTGCAGGCTCGCCTTTAGGCGCTGTTCGGATCGCGCCCGATCATCCACATCAATCGGGAAACCGTCAAGTGACTTGACCTTCGAGACGACATCTTTGCGACTCATGCCGGCTGCGTAGTACGCGCCCACCGTGTCGACGAGTGCGCGGATATACGTATCGAGTTGCGCCAGCGTCTCCGTCGTCGCCAGGTTGCCGTGTCCCGGCACAATCACCGCCGGCTTGAGCGTCGCGATGCGCTCGAGCGCAGCCAGCCACTGCTGGCTGTTGGCATCGCCGAGATTGGGGTACGCGCCCTCGATGACCACGTCGCCGGCAAACAGCACGCCCTCCTCCGGCACATGCACCAGCTGCGTTCCGGACGTGTGGCCGCCAACATGGATAATGCGAACGGTGAAGTCGTCGAGGTGCAGCGACATCTCGTCCACGGCCCCGATGGTCGGGCGCGGCATCGGCAGGCTCTCCAATTCCAGAGCCACCGCCGGCTGCGTGCTGCGGAACGACTCGATCAGGCGTGTACGGAACGTCGCGTCATACTTTTCCAGCATCACATGCGCCGCGTGCCGGTGCGCGATGACCTGCGCCTCCGGAAATGCCCAGTTGCCGAGCGCATGACCCAGGTGGTGATCCGTGTTGATGATGTAGATGGGCCGCTGTGTGCTCATGTGCTGGACGGCGTCGCGCAAGGCGCGCGCATCGTCCGGTAGCAGCGGGCTATCGACCAGCACCGGTCCGCGCGGGGTCACGATCATACCGAGGTTCGTCTTGCGACTGTCCCGGAACACATAGCAGTGAGCGGAGATTCTTTCCATAGATGCTCCTTATGCGCGGGCGGGCTAGCGCCCGCCGGCTTCCGCTACGGCGGTCGCGTGCGGCTCGACCGCCGCGTGCATTGATTGCGATCCGCGCACAATCGCCTCCTGCCGGGGCAGGAACAACGTGCAGATGGCCGAGACCAGCGGCAGCACCGACAGCAGCAACATGCTCGGCGTCAGCCCGAACCGTTCCGCCACATAGCCGGTCACGGCGTTGCCAAGCCCGCCCGTCGCAAACACGAAGCCGAGCGTCAATCCCGAGGCGATGCCGGCGTTGCGCGGGAACAGTTCCTGGCCCATGACCAGCATCGGCGGCCATGACGCGCCCGTCGCAAAGCCCAGCAGGGCCGCTGACAGGTAGATGTTGACGGTGTGCACCCCAAAGAACGCATACATGGTTGGGGCCGTCAGCAGCAACGACAGCACCATCACGGTTCGGCCGCCGATACGGTCGCTGAGAAAGCCGCCGGTCAGCGAGCCGATCGCCAGGCACGCAAAAATCACAAACGACAGATTGCTCACCTCAGCCACGGTCAGGCCGTATTCGGGCTGGGTGAAGAACGGCGGTACATACAACGACACCGACGATTGCGACCACGCCCGCAGCGTCATGGCCGTCAGCAGGGCGAACACCGCAATGCGTGAGAAGGCCGGGTTCAACGCGATCTTGCGATTGACCTGCGCCATGGTCGGGCGCGCGACCGGGTAGCGTCCCAGCACATAGGCCAGCACGACGGACAGCACCAGGCCGATGATCGCCATCACGGCCGTGCCATGCAGCCCCCAACCCGACACCGAAATCAGCGACCCGACATCGAACCCGTCGAGGATCGCCTTGGCGACGAGCGGCCCCACCGCAAAACCGACGTTGCCACCCAGCATAAAGATCGCCACGCCCGCCGTCTTGCGGTCGCCGCTGGCACGATTGGCGCTTGACGCGCTCGGTGGATGAAACGCCGCCGCCCCAAATCCGGCCAGCGGTGCGACCAGCAACAGGGTCGTAAAGTCGCCCAGGTAACCGATTACGCCTTGGAACAGCGCCATCCAGAACACGCCGCCGGCGGCCAGCCAGCGGCCCCCGTGGCGGTCCGCGATATAGCCGAAGATCGGCTGCGACACCGATGAGCAGATCGAATACAACGCCGACACCAGGCCAACCTGCTCAAGCGATAGCGACAGGCCCGTGCGCAGGAAGAAGAACACGATCGGCATTGCGCCCGAGTACAGATCGCAGGCGAAATGACCAAGCGTCAGGCTCCACAGCGCCGGATTGGTCAACAGTTTGCGCATTCCCGTTCCCCGTTACCGCAAGTTCTCGACGGCCATTTGCACGGCGCGCGCAAGGTCGCTGCCGGGCGCCACGCCGCCCTGGGCCATTTCTGGCTGCCCGCCGCCGCGTCCGCCAAACGCCGCGCTCACCTCGCGCAGCAGGCGGCCCATATCGCCCGGCGCGTTCGCTGCGCGCGCAAAGATCAGTCCCGGCTTCTCGCCCGCCACGGCAAACAGCACGACCGTGCCCGGCTTCGCTTTGAGCCGCATCGCCAACAACCGCGCATCCTCGGTCGCGCGGTCGGAAAAGACCTGCGCGACGACGCGCGTGCCGTTGTGCTCCGCCGCCGCCGCCCAGAGCCGTTCGGCCTCGAACACGGTCAACTGGCCCTTCGCGAAGTTCAACTGGCGGCGTAGATCCTTGTTCTCGTCGGCGATACCCTGCACTTTGCCTGCCAGTTCCGAATCCTTCACAGTGAACTGGGAAGCCATGGCCTGCAGGGCCTGGCTCTTCCAGCCATAGTCGCGCAGCGCGCGCATGCCGCAGGTGAACTCAATGCGCTGCTCGTTCCCGCGCCGCTCGGCGCGCAGCACCTTAATCATGCCGACGGCGCCGGTCGTCGGGACGTGCGTACCCCCGCACGCCGACCAGTCGAAATCCTTGATCTCGACCACGCGTATTTTCTGATGCTTGGCGGCCGGCGGCCTGCGCAGTGGTAGACGCGCCAACTCCTCGTCGTCGACGAAGCGGGCCATGACCGGCCGGTCTTCCTGTGCGATCTGGTTTGCCAGTTCCTCGGCCTGCGCGTGCTGCTCGGGCGTCAGCACGCGCGCCAGATCCAGCGTGCAGTTGGCCTCGGTCATGTGCACCGAAACGGTCTCGGCATGACACGCCTGGTAGAACGCCTGCGAGAGGATGTGCTGCCCCGTATGCTGCTGCGTCAGGTCGTGCCGGCGCTCCCAGAGCACGTGTCCGCGCACCGGTCCCGGCGCGAGCGCCCGGTCGAGCAAATGGACATTGTCCCCGTTGGCGTCCTGCACGCTTAACACTTGAGCCGTTGCCTGTCCGTCGCTCAGCGTGCCCGTATCGTACAGTTGCCCGCCGCCCTCGGCGTAGAATGCGGTGCGGTCCAGCACGGCGGCGAACTGCGCGCCGCGCGCCTCCAGCGACAAAAGTTGTGCATCGAATGTACGCACGGTCGGGTCGGAGTAATAGATGCGTTCGGTCATCACGTCTCTTTCAAGCGGTGCGCCGCGCCACGCGGAACGGCGGTCACGGCCATACTCGACAACACACGCCCCCGGCGCGACTCGAACGCGCAACCTGCGGATTAGCATCCACCATTAGGTTTCCCTAACGAGCATCATGCGCCCTTGGTGGCTGGACTATCTCTTCGCCTTCGGGCATTGACCCGTTCAGGCGTCTCGCGTATAGTCTCTGAGGAGTCCATTTATCTGCTATGCGAGGAACCATTTGCGCGTCGTGCCGTCGAGAAACAGGCAGGTCAAGGGCATCAGGTCATTTGGCGCATATACAGATTTGTAAGGTTCCCTGCTGGTTACCCATGACGTTATCCGCCGCGCTTTTTCGCCGTCACGCATGCGCTCCCGCGCTTCGTTGTGGCGGCGACGGCTCTTAGGGCGTCCCAGCATATAGCGAGATTTCGCCGTGCGCATTTCGGCGCGGGCGCTCCGTTAAAAGTCCGTTGCTCTATCCTTTGAGCTACGGGGGCAATACGGAACAATTATAGCCGCAATCAATGCGCTACTCAAGCGCCTTGCGGCTTTGCGGCCGCGCCCGTATAATCCGCCCTATGGACTACACTACCGCAGCCGCGCCGGGCGCGTACGTACAGCTAATCGGCGCCGACGACCGGCGCTTTTTTGTGCGCCTGATGCCCGGCCAGTCGTTTCATACCCACCACGGCTTCATCAAGCACGACCAGATTGTCGGCACGCCCTATGGCGGCACCGTGTTCACCCACAACGGGCACCCGTACATCGTGCTGCAGCCGTCACTATTTGACCTGATCATGCGCGTCAAGCGCAACACGGCGATCGTATACCCCAAGGAGATTGGGTACATCTTGCTGAAGATCAACGCCGTGAACGGGGCGCGCATCGTGGAGGCCGGCACCGGCAGTGGCGCGCTGTCGCTGGCACTGGCCACCTCCATTGCGCCCGAGGGGCGCCTTTACACCTACGAAGAACGCGTCGAGATGCAGAACCTGGCGCGCAAGAACCTCGAAAACGCCGGCGTGGCCGGCAACGTGACGATGAAACTGCGCAATATCGTCGAGGGCTTCGACGAAACTGGCGTCGATGCCGTGTTCCTCGACGTGCGCGAGCCGCAGGACTTCCTGGGTCAGGCGCGCGCCGCGCTCAAGGGCGGCGGATTCTTCGGCTCCATTGTGCCGACCACGAACCAGGTCTCCAATTTGCTCACCGGCTTGCAGGCAGGCGGCTGGATGCACATCGAGGTCGAGGAAATCCTGATGCGCTCATACAAGCTTGTGCCCGAACGGCTGCGGCCCGAAGACCGCATGATCGGCCACACCGGCTTTCTGGTCTTTGCGCGCAAGGTGGACCCGTCGCCCCCGCCGCCGCCGCGCCCGCCCGCGCCGGTCGAGCAGGCCGCTCCGGTCGAGCCGGTTGACGACGAAATGCCTGGCGAGGAGCCTGTGCCGTTCAGCGAGGAGACAGATGCCGGAACCGACGCATGAGTTGGTGAGCGTGTACGTCGCGCAGGGCCACCTCGAAGCCGAAGTGGTGCGCGGGCGGCTTGAATCTGAGGGGGTACCGGCGATGCTTTCGTACGAGTCGCTAGGACTCGTTTACGGGCTAACGCTGGACGGTCTCGGACAGGTGCACGTCCGCGTGCCCGGTGCATTTGCAGCGCGCGCGCGGGCCATCCTGGCCACCCCGCCCGACCCCGGCGACGCCGACACCGAAACAGAACCCCCTTCGACCTGACGGGCCGACAGGGGCGGCGTTATCGGTACCGGTGTTCCGAATTGACCGAAGCGTATTGCGGCTCGCGGAGCTACGCCGGCAGTTTCACACTGAACCGCGGGTCCTGCGAAGTCATCAGTCGCAGGCCGGCCCGCAGATCGGTCTGCGGTGACCACCCCAGCACGTCACGCGCGCGCGAAATATCGGCCACTAACCGAGACACCCCGCCGCTCTCACCCGGCCGCTCGATGCGGTGCGCATCACGGCCCAGCACCGACTCAATGGTCGAGACGAGTTGCGCCACCGATGTTTCCTGCCCGCTCCCCACGTTGACGACCACCCGGTTCAGTTGCGGTCGTTCGGCCGCCGCGCGCAGTGCGTGCACTACGTCGTCGATGTACACAAAGTCGCGCGACTGCACGCCGCCGCCGTAAACGATCAGCGAACCGCCGCCCTGCACCTGCCGGAGGAAGCGCGGAATCACTGGCGCATGCGCCGGCGGCAGCGGCTGCCCGGGCCCATAGGCGTTGAAAATGCGCAGAATGACCGTTTCGATCTTCCACAGTGCGCCAATCGCGAGCACGTACTGTTCGGCGGCGAGCTTGCTGACCGCATACGGCGTTTGCGGGTTGACCGACATCGCCTCGGAGACCGGCTGCTGCGGCTGCTCGCCGTAGATCGCGCCTGAGGACGCCAGCACGACGCGCTTGACGCCGGCGTCGCGCACGGCGGCCATCAGGCTCACCGTGCCGCCGACGTTCACCTCGTTGTACTCCACCGGATACAGCACCGACTCCGGCACCGAAACGCGCGCCGCCAGATGCACCACGCAATCCACGCCGTTGAGCAGCGTCCACAGCTTCGGGATGTCACGCACGTCGCCGCGCGTAAACAGCACACGCGGATCGAGCACCTGCCGCTCGCCGCCCGCGCTCAGATCGTCGATCGCGCGCACCTGGTGGCCCTGCGCGACGAGGAAATTAGCGAGCGCCGAGCCGATAAAGCCGGTGCCGCCTGTGACCAGAAAGTTCATGCGTTAGTGATTTCCTTTAGGTTCCGGCTCGTTGAATTTCAATCGCCAAACAGGTCGTCGACGTCCTTCCGGACCTGGGCCTGCCGCTCCGCGCGGGTCAGATCGCCCATTGCTTTGTAGAAGTCGCTGTCGTATTTGCGCGTGCGAATTTGAATCGGCATCGGCACCGCGTGCCCGATCAGCAGCACTTCCTGCTTCGTGTCGAGGCTTTCCAGCGCGCCGCGCAGGGTGCTGCGCCCGCTCGCACCGGTAAACACGGCGTCGATGTCGTGCTCGTCGGTCAGCTTGCCCGTCACGCGCGTGCCGAGCTGCGACATCACTTCCGCATCGATGCCGCTCGGGCGCTGATCAATGACCATCAGCGTCACGCGGTATTTGCGCAGCTCGCGGGCAATGGTGCCAAAGATCGTCTGGCGCGCTACGCCGGGATTAAGGAACTTGTGCGCTTCCTCGATCGTAATGACCAGCGGGTGCGCCTCGCCGCCGCCTTCGGTTGCCTGCTCGTGCTCCTCGGCCAGCTTGACGTACTGCTCGCGCACGCGCCGTGTGATGATGTTGGACACCAGCATGTAGTCGAGCACGCTGTTGAACTTGCCGAATTGCAGCACGACGTGCTCTTTGCGCTTGAAATGCTCCAGCATCATGTCTATCGTGGAAAACTCGGCCAGCGGCGAGATATACTCCTGCCGCGCGATGCGCTTCAGATTGCGCTGGAGCGCGGTGAGCGTGCCCTCGTGCGCGTTGTTCTGCTTGCAGAACTCCTGGGCTTCCTCCACCGACATATCCAGCAGGTGTGACAGCCATGCGTCGCGGAAGCGGTCGCGCAGCAGGCCGATGGTCGCCTCCGCCGTTGCGCGCAGGTTAAGCTCCTCGGCCAGCAGCAGCACATCCTCCGGCTCAATCTGGTTCAGCCCGATCTTGAGGACGCCATCCACGCTGCGCCCGCGCTTGCGCGTGCTGGCCTCGTCAAGCGAGTACGTGTGGATGGCCGTTCCGAATAGCTCGCGCAGCCCCTTGACGCGCACGCCGTCCTCCGACTCTTTGCCGTAGGCGTACTCATCGTGCATGTCAAAGATCAGGTTCGACGCAATCTGCGACTTGACGATGCCGCACAGCAGCAGGCGCGCCAGGAACGACTTGCCGGTACCCGACTGGCCGAAAATGCCGTTGGAGCGCTGCACCCACTTGGTCAGGTCGAGGCAGATCGGGATATCCATCGTCAGCGGCGTGCCCATCTCGAAGTGCGTGTTGTCCGGCTCGCCGAACACGGTGTGGAAGTCGAACTCATTCGCCTCGCGCAGCGCGGCGAAGTGCATCGGGATCGTGCGCACCGGCTCGATGCCCGCTTCGCTCAGGTCGCGGGTCATGTCGAGCATCAACTGCGGCTTGATCTGCACGGTCGCATAGGTCGACGTGCCATCCAGCGCGCGGCGCACAAACGTGCTCGCGTCGCGCGGGGGATCCGCGGCGATCCGCATGTCCGAGGCGCGCAGGCTCATGTCGGCGATCAGGCAGAAGAAGCGGTGGCGCTCGCCTTCCGCCACGACAAACGAGCCGATCCGCAGCCCCTCGGTCGAGGTGCCGGGGTTCAGCCGTACGGTCAGGCCCTGGTTGAATGCACCCTCGGTGACGACACCGATTGGCTTGCTTTCATCTGGCGTGTTCGACATGAGTAAAGGTTCCCGGTCGATAAGTCTATCGTCTACCGCGCTGCCGAGCAAATCACGCGCCTAGCGCAAGAGCGTCAGGATCAGCCGCGCCGCCTCGCGCGCCGCCTCGGGCCGGCCCAACGCGTACGCCCGTTGGCTCAGTGCCGCCAACTCGGTTCCCGCATCAGCCAGCAGCCGTTGCAACAGGCCGCCGAGCTCCTGCGCGGGATTCTTCATGAAGTAGCCGGCAGCATGCGCCATGACGTAATTGACGTTGCCTTCCTCCTGCCCGGGCACGAAACCGCTAATCAGGATCGGCAGTCCGCAGACGAGCGCCTCGCTCAGCGTTGACGGTCCGGCCTTGGTCACGATCAGATCGGAGGCGCGCATCAGTTGCGGCATGTTGCGCACAAAGCCAGAGATGTGCGTCGTGCCACGCCAGGCGTAGGCTCGCAGCCGCTCCTCCAGCGCCTTGTTGCGCCCGGCGACGATCAGCTTCTGCAGGCCGGGCACCGCTTCATCCACGGCATAGGCCATGGCATCGAGCGCGCCCATGCCCTCGCCGCCGCCGACCAGCAGCAACGTTGGCATGTCGCTGACGCCGAGCGTGGCGCGCACCTCGCGGCGCGTCACATAACGATTCATCGAGAACGCCCGGTGCACCGGCAACCCCGTGACGTGGATCTTGTCCGGCGCGGTCCCGGCCGCCAGCGCCCCCGCGCGCAGTTCCTCCGACGGCAACAAGCATATGTCGGCTTCGGGTGTGAACCAAAGCGGATGCGCGCTGGCAAAATCGGTGACCATCGTGGCATACGGCACGCCCGGAAAGTCGCGCCGCAACACCCGTAGCGCTGCGTACTGGAATACGGGATGCGTGCAGATTACCAGGTCGGGCCGGTGCTCCGCGAACAGGCGCTTAATGCCGCGACCGGTGAACGTCGGAATGAGGTGATGGCTGGCCAGCCGGCCAAGACGCCGCCCACACAGCAGGTTGTACCCAAAGGTCCAGAAGCCCGGCGCGTTGTTGACCGTTGGCAAATACAGCTTGGGTACCTGGGTGATCGGCCACGAGAAGTAGCGGAACAGATCCACGACGGTGACATGCGTTTGCCCGGCGTCTTGCAGAGCCTCATTGAGCGCTTCGGATACGCTACGGTGCCCGCCGCCCGTGTCGGCCGTCAGGATGACGATATGTGGAAGGTTGGTCGTCACGTTCACGACTCGCCTGGGTGGTTTATCGAGCTGTCGCGCCCGCGCACGGCGCAGAACACGGCCACGCCCAGGCCGCACAGCGCCACAAGCACGGTTACGCTTGGAATGCCGATCTGGTCGGCCAGCGCGCTCAGAAAGATCAGCGGCAGAATGACGACCAGGCTCGTCACAGTATACAGCAGCGCGAAAACGCGGCCGCGCAGCGCGCTCGGCGAACGGTCCTGCAAGCTCGTCTGCGCCGGAATGGCGATCATCGCGATGCTGATGCCCAGCACCAGCGCCAGCCCCATCACGATCGGAAGATAGCTCAGACCTTGCAGCAGTTCGGCCACGTGCGCCGATTCCGACGACCAGCCAACCAGTGCCATGCCGGCCAGTGCCGCGCTCAGGCCGATTTCCCCAATAATCGAGACCCGATCGCGCTTCATATCGTGCCCGAAGCGGCCGATCAGGTAGGTGCTCAGCAGCATACCGGCGCCGGCCGGCGCAAAGATATAGATGGCGTCTTCGGGCGCCAGTCCGAGCACGCGGCTCGCGAAGCCGGGGCCGATCGTGACCAGCACCATGACCAGCATTGATACCATCGTCAAGTGCAAGATGGGAATGTAGATCGCGACGTTGCGGCGCACGAACCGCCAGCCCTCGCGAATATCGCGCACGGTCTGGCCCGGCGTCGCCACGCGATCCGGGTGATACGGGCGCGTATCCTTGGGCAGGAACAATACCAGTACCGCCGCCAGCAAGTACATGACCGCCGCCAGCGAAAACGCCAGGTCGATGCCGCGCGTCGGGCCAAAACTATTGCCGAACTTGAGCACCAACGGAAAGAGCACCACGAGACCAACCAACTGCGCGCCGGTCATCGTCAGGTTGAACAGCGCGTTGGCGCTGATCAGCGACTCGCGCTCAACTGTCGCCGGGATGGCGGCTAACTCGGCCGGCGCAAAGAACTGGCCGATGGCCGAGATCGCAAACGTCACCGCATAGATGACCGTAAGCGCGGGCCAGTCACTCAACACGTGGAAGGCAAACAGGTAGCCCAGCGTGAGCACGACACGCAGCGCGTTGCTGGCGATCAGGATCAGGCGGTTGGAGACGCGATCGACCACGACCCCGGCGAGGATGCTCAATATCGCGGCCGGGAGCGTGAAGGCCAGCACCATCATGGCAATCTGGCCGCTCGAGCGCGTCAGCGTCTCGATCAGGACGATCTGCACCAAATTGGAGCCGTTCTGCGCGATCTGCGAGAAGACCTGCGCCAGCCAGAGCCGCAGGAAGTTGTGATTACGCAGGACGGGGCCGAAACCGCGCGCGGGCGACGACATAGGGTACGACGGGCCGGGCGTCAGGCTTCCGGCTCGGCGGGGGGCGCCAGCAGGGCTTCAAGCTGGCCGGCGGGTGTTTCCGGCCCGCGGCTGATAAACTTCTTGACGCGCTTCTCGAAATCGCGGCGCGCCAGCAGCACACGCCGGCCGCACGTCTCACATTTCATGCCGATGTCCGCGCCAATGCGGACGACCCGCCAGGTCGTACCGCCGCACGGGTGCGTCTTCCGCAGTTGCACAACATCATCCATGCGGATGTCGGTCATCATAGCGCAGATTATACACGACCTCACTGCTTGTAGCCGAACCTGCGCAGCAACCCCTTGCGCCACGCGATGCCGGCCTCATCCTCAACGCCCTTCGAGGCAAAACCGTCGATGACGCCGGCGATGCCGCGCCCCTGCGCCGTCTCGGCGATCAGCACCTCGACCGGGTTGGCGGTCGCGCAGAAGACGCGACAGACTTCCGGCACCAACTTGACGGCGTTGAGCACGTTCAGCGGGAAATAGCCCTCGGCGAGGAAGATGATGAACGAGTGACCCGCCGCCAGCGCCTGCGCGTTGCGCTTCGCCAGGTCGATCATCGCATCGTCGGTGCCGCTCCAGCGGATCAGGCACGCCCCGGACGCCTCGCAGAACGCCAGCCCGAACCTGATGCCCGGTACGGCGTTGACGAGCGCCTCGTGCAGATCCTCCACGGTCTTGATGAAATGCGACTGGCCGAGAATGAAGTTGATCGCTTCGGGCTTGTCGATCGAAATAGTTGTCAGTTGCATAATGTCCTCTTCAATGTCAGATGCACTGTTTGCCGATGGATCAAATCCACCACAAAGACACAGAGGCACAAAGAATAACTGGTTTTCTCTGTGCCTCTGTGTCTCTGTGGTAAGTCGGAGTTCTGCGCTACGGCATATTCGACGGGCCGCGTGCGCTGTACGTCCGGTCAATCGCGGTACGTATATCGACGGCTGGCTTGCCCGCCTTGATGTAGCGCATCGCGTCCTGCGTGATATCGACGCAGATCTCGCAGCCAAGCGCGTGGTTGTCAAAGTCGAAACTGCCGTCGGCGTTCGCGCCCTTGATATAGCAGTCGTAGTTGTTCTTGTGCCCGAGCGGCCCGCAGCCACAGTAGCACGGCACGTTCTTCAGCGCGTCGGGATTGGCCATCGCGAAGCGGTACGCGTCGCGCGTGCGAGCGGGCGCCGTGGCAATTGTTTTAGACAACGACGACTCGTGGCCCATGTGCAATTGCGCCTGCGAGTTCTGCGCCGGCGCACAGGACGCCGACAGCAACACGGGGAAGATTACCACGAGAGTTGCCAGCAGGGAGAGTAGGCGGTACTTCATATCATCGCTCCATCACAGGATCGGCGCCATCGTGACGCCGATCCTATGATGGAGCATCCCGCCAATTGCCTGAAGGGTCAAACGTACTACCCGCGACATGACAAATGACTCGCGAATGGCGAGAAATCCCAAATCCCAATTTCCAAGCCTCAACAACTCCCGGAGCCGGTGATTGTGCTGATGTCCGTGCAAAGCGTGGACTCTGCCTCATAGTCCGACCAATTCATCTTCGTACAAAATATCATCCAGCGTCCGCACGAGGAAGTCGGCGTCGTCCTTCGTGAACACGAGCGGCGGCTTGATCTTCAAGACGTTGTGGTACGGCCCGTCGGTGCTCAGCAGGATGCCGCGCTCCTTCATCCGATTTGCCACATACGACGCCTCGCGGTCGGCCGGTTCCAACGTCTCGCGGCTGC from Chloroflexota bacterium includes the following:
- a CDS encoding DUF951 domain-containing protein; the encoded protein is MMTDIRMDDVVQLRKTHPCGGTTWRVVRIGADIGMKCETCGRRVLLARRDFEKRVKKFISRGPETPAGQLEALLAPPAEPEA
- a CDS encoding MFS transporter; this encodes MSSPARGFGPVLRNHNFLRLWLAQVFSQIAQNGSNLVQIVLIETLTRSSGQIAMMVLAFTLPAAILSILAGVVVDRVSNRLILIASNALRVVLTLGYLFAFHVLSDWPALTVIYAVTFAISAIGQFFAPAELAAIPATVERESLISANALFNLTMTGAQLVGLVVLFPLVLKFGNSFGPTRGIDLAFSLAAVMYLLAAVLVLFLPKDTRPYHPDRVATPGQTVRDIREGWRFVRRNVAIYIPILHLTMVSMLVMVLVTIGPGFASRVLGLAPEDAIYIFAPAGAGMLLSTYLIGRFGHDMKRDRVSIIGEIGLSAALAGMALVGWSSESAHVAELLQGLSYLPIVMGLALVLGISIAMIAIPAQTSLQDRSPSALRGRVFALLYTVTSLVVILPLIFLSALADQIGIPSVTVLVALCGLGVAVFCAVRGRDSSINHPGES
- a CDS encoding glycosyltransferase; this translates as MTTNLPHIVILTADTGGGHRSVSEALNEALQDAGQTHVTVVDLFRYFSWPITQVPKLYLPTVNNAPGFWTFGYNLLCGRRLGRLASHHLIPTFTGRGIKRLFAEHRPDLVICTHPVFQYAALRVLRRDFPGVPYATMVTDFASAHPLWFTPEADICLLPSEELRAGALAAGTAPDKIHVTGLPVHRAFSMNRYVTRREVRATLGVSDMPTLLLVGGGEGMGALDAMAYAVDEAVPGLQKLIVAGRNKALEERLRAYAWRGTTHISGFVRNMPQLMRASDLIVTKAGPSTLSEALVCGLPILISGFVPGQEEGNVNYVMAHAAGYFMKNPAQELGGLLQRLLADAGTELAALSQRAYALGRPEAAREAARLILTLLR
- a CDS encoding adenosine-specific kinase, whose amino-acid sequence is MQLTTISIDKPEAINFILGQSHFIKTVEDLHEALVNAVPGIRFGLAFCEASGACLIRWSGTDDAMIDLAKRNAQALAAGHSFIIFLAEGYFPLNVLNAVKLVPEVCRVFCATANPVEVLIAETAQGRGIAGVIDGFASKGVEDEAGIAWRKGLLRRFGYKQ